Proteins encoded within one genomic window of Esox lucius isolate fEsoLuc1 chromosome 12, fEsoLuc1.pri, whole genome shotgun sequence:
- the naa10 gene encoding N-alpha-acetyltransferase 10 isoform X1 — translation MNIRNARPEDLMNMQHCNLLCLPENYQMKYYFYHGLSWPQLSYIAEDENGKIVGYVLAKMEEDPDDVPHGHITSLAVKRSHRRLGLAQKLMDQASRAMIENFNAKYVSLHVRKSSNRAALHLYSNTLKFQISEIEPKYYADGEDAYAMKRDLAHMADEVPQLRKHGVKALGQDAPTATTPTGDQEKEVGDSGGDSKELSEVSEATESTDVKDSSSDSQ, via the exons ATTCGCAACGCAAGA CCGGAAGACCTTATGAACATGCAGCATTGCAACCTGCTGTGTCTCCCAGAGAACTACCAGATGAAGTACTACTTCTACCATGGATTGTCCTGGCCCCAG CTTTCATACATCGCAGAGGATGAGAATGGCAAAATAGTGGGATATGTTCTGGCCAAGAT GGAGGAGGATCCAGATGATGTTCCCCATGGTCACATTACTTCGCTG GCAGTCAAGCGCTCCCACAGACGTTTGGGTCTGGCTCAAAAGCTGATGGACCAAGCCAGCCGAGCAATGATTGAAAACTTCAATGCCAAATATGTCTCACTTCATGTCCGGAAAAG CAGTAACCGAGCGGCCTTGCACCTGTACTCAAACACACTGAAATTCCA GATTAGTGAAATAGAGCCCAAGTACTATGCAGATGGGGAGGATGCCTACGCCATGAAGAGAGATCTAGCCCACATGGCTGATGAG GTCCCACAGTTGAGAAAGCATGGAGTAAAGGCACTGGGTCAGGATGCTCCCACTGCTACGACCCCAACGGGTGACCAGGAGAAGGAGGTGGGGGACAGTGGCGGAGACAGCAAAGAGTTGAGCGAAGTCAGTGAGGCCACAGAGAGTACAGACGTCAAAGATTCATCCTCCGATTCACAATGA
- the naa10 gene encoding N-alpha-acetyltransferase 10 isoform X3 — MNIRNARPEDLMNMQHCNLLCLPENYQMKYYFYHGLSWPQLSYIAEDENGKIVGYVLAKMEEDPDDVPHGHITSLAVKRSHRRLGLAQKLMDQASRAMIENFNAKYVSLHVRKSNRAALHLYSNTLKFQISEIEPKYYADGEDAYAMKRDLAHMADELRKHGVKALGQDAPTATTPTGDQEKEVGDSGGDSKELSEVSEATESTDVKDSSSDSQ, encoded by the exons ATTCGCAACGCAAGA CCGGAAGACCTTATGAACATGCAGCATTGCAACCTGCTGTGTCTCCCAGAGAACTACCAGATGAAGTACTACTTCTACCATGGATTGTCCTGGCCCCAG CTTTCATACATCGCAGAGGATGAGAATGGCAAAATAGTGGGATATGTTCTGGCCAAGAT GGAGGAGGATCCAGATGATGTTCCCCATGGTCACATTACTTCGCTG GCAGTCAAGCGCTCCCACAGACGTTTGGGTCTGGCTCAAAAGCTGATGGACCAAGCCAGCCGAGCAATGATTGAAAACTTCAATGCCAAATATGTCTCACTTCATGTCCGGAAAAG TAACCGAGCGGCCTTGCACCTGTACTCAAACACACTGAAATTCCA GATTAGTGAAATAGAGCCCAAGTACTATGCAGATGGGGAGGATGCCTACGCCATGAAGAGAGATCTAGCCCACATGGCTGATGAG TTGAGAAAGCATGGAGTAAAGGCACTGGGTCAGGATGCTCCCACTGCTACGACCCCAACGGGTGACCAGGAGAAGGAGGTGGGGGACAGTGGCGGAGACAGCAAAGAGTTGAGCGAAGTCAGTGAGGCCACAGAGAGTACAGACGTCAAAGATTCATCCTCCGATTCACAATGA
- the LOC105013521 gene encoding SLIT-ROBO Rho GTPase-activating protein 3 isoform X1 yields MSESVLEQREKFSLGDVIPRRKQQDYKQSQPEFRPVGATMSMNVKLKRGVVDYDTQIKEVRTQLLDQLKVLDLQLEQKTQQLQDLTDYLRRRSEIEGEYARSLDKLAERFTSKTKKKEPCGGQSVAQCWQVLLAHTRQESRDHSGLSDLCNSSLTQPLTHCLEVTQRLAKKSREICLQLQDDLLKVTTELQTAWRTYYQYHTEYVSAEGKLKEAEKQKQGASKKIEKRQGKVQEIQLKCTKARNDYLLNLAAANASMNKYYLQDLSSLLDCSDVGYHQSLTRVLRSYLSSRTRWQQDLTGGLQQLHTALSGLDQSQDRDNMLQTYNNIFCLPLKFQYQPHDGDQVCEVSAEQEIRSEMETRFHQLQSKLMGFILETDEAGKTLQAARSALLDSISDDDLDPPPSSNQSQGSQGHLQAQSQSQVHGGSSENLSGSTNRPSLAKRRATLLDTELFYCTKVKDYLCKSSLVSKLQAKHDLLKVAVGNAEVTNGNQPRQNAKKTVRVRRKGQPGVTFTHKLFTGDMLSFIQASGQEIPVVVESCIRFINLNGLHHEGIFRVPGAQAEINSLRDAFERGEDPLADSDWDMDTVAGVLKLYFRKLENPLFPQSTTAQLLECAQIDNETERAAKLKSVVSSYPSPVIVVMRYLFAFLHHVSQYSDENMMQPYNLAVCFGPSLVRGSSDEDVVTLQPQINNLVNSIIVQHESIFPSATELPGPAYEKCMTLKLDDCDEGEVDLEQPFKDETELKGERSRANSSSSSRQFPAGGGVNLAGKFTLNIPMSPLDRPLSPGYLRKEAKDLPSSEDVPVQVDKEVCRNMNIVFKELLTRQSLPPSSSGASFHLSQPPAQHKKGGVGSKK; encoded by the exons ATGTCTGAAAGTGTCCTGGAGCAACGAGAGAAGTTTTCTTTGGGAGACGTTATTCCGCGTAGAAAACAACAGGATTATAAACAATCTCAGCCAG AGTTTCGCCCTGTTGGAGCGACAATGTCGATGAATGTCAAGCTGAAAAGAGGGGTTGTGGACTACGACACACAAATCAAAG AGGTGCGCACGCAGTTGCTGGACCAGTTAAAGGTGTTGGATCTTCAGTTGGAGCAGAAAACACAACAGCTGCAGGACCTTACGGACTACCTGCGTAGGCGCAGCGAGATAGAGGGGGAGTACGCCCGCTCGCTGGACAAACTGGCCGAGAGGTTCACCTCCAAAACCAAAAA GAAGGAGCCATGTGGTGGCCAGTCTGTGGCCCAGTGCTGGCAGGTTCTACTGGCCCATACCAGGCAGGAGAGTAGGGACCACAGTGGCCTAAGTGACCTCTGTAACTCCTCCCTCACCCAGCCCCTCACACACTGCCTGGAGGTCACGCAGCGCCTGGCCAAGAAG AGTAGAGAAATCTGCCTGCAGTTACAGGATGATCTCCTGAAGGTCACCACAGAGCTGCAAACA gcGTGGAGAACCTACTACCAGTACCACACTGAATATGTTTCTGCGGAAGGAAAGCTGAAGGAAGCAGAGAAGCAGAAGCAAGGCGCCTCTAAAAAGATAGAGAAA AGACAGGGTAAAGTTCAGGAGATCCAGCTGAAGTGCACCAAGGCTCGTAATGACTACCTCCTCAACCTGGCCGCTGCCAACGCGTCCATGAACAAGTACTATCTCCAAGATCTCTCCTCACTGCTGGAT tgCTCAGATGTGGGCTACCACCAGTCTCTGACTCGTGTGCTGCGCTCCTACCTGTCCAGCCGGACCCGGTGGCAGCAGGACCTGACCGGGGGGCTGCAGCAGCTGCATACGGCCTTGTCCGGACTGGACCAGAGTCAGGACCGGGACAACATGCTACAGACTTACAACAATATCTTCTGTCTGCCCCTTAAATTCCAGTACCAGCCCCACGATGGAGACCAG gtgtgtgaggtgagtgCTGAGCAAGAGATTAGGAGTGAGATGGAGACCAGGTTCCACCAGCTACAGTCAAAACTCATGGGGTTCATCTTGGAAACAGATGAG GCCGGTAAAACGCTCCAGGCCGCCCGCTCTGCCCTGCTGGATAGTATCAGTGATGATGACCTGGATCCCCCACCCTCTAGCAACCAGAGCCAAGGCTCCCAGGGCCATCTGCAGGCCCAATCTCAGAGCCAAGTTCATGGGGGCAGCAGTGAAAATCTGTCCGGCAGCACTAACCGACCCAGTCTGGCCAAACGAAGAGCCACGCTGCTTGACACGGAGCTCTTTTATTGCACT aaagtGAAGGATTATCTTTGTAAAAGCTCTTTGGTATCCAAACTACAAGCAAAACATGACCTGCTCAAGGTGGCTGTAGGGAATG CTGAAGTGACCAATGGCAATCAACCCAG ACAAAATGCCAAGAAGACAGTTCGTGTGAGGAGGAAGGGTCAGCCGGGGGTCACGTTTACGCACAAACTAttcactggagacatgctgtCCTTCATACAGGCATCCGGACAGGAGATTCCAGTCGTGGTGGAGAGTTGCATTCGCTTCATCAACCTCAATG GTCTCCACCACGAGGGGATCTTCAGGGTACCAGGGGCCCAGGCCGAGATCAACAGTTTGAGGGATGCATTTGAGCGAG GAGAGGATCCCCTGGCGGACAGCGACTGGGACATGGACACTGTGGCCGGGGTACTGAAGCTCTACTTCAGGAAGCTGGAGAATCCTCTGTTTCCTCAGAGCACCACTGCCCAGCTCCTGGAGTGTGCCc AGATTGACAACGAGACAGAGCGAGCAGCCAAATTAAAATCAGTCGTCTCCTCATATCCTTCACCTGTTATCGTCGTCATGAGATACCTCTTTGCGTTCCTCCATCA tgtttCTCAGTACAGCGACGAGAACATGATGCAGCCCTATAATCTGGCGGTGTGCTTCGGCCCCAGCCTGGTGCGGGGGTCATCGGACGAAGACGTGGTCACCCTCCAGCCTCAGATCAACAACCTGGTGAACAGCATCATTGTGCAGCACGAGAGCATATTTCCCAGCGCAACCGAGCTACCGGGACCGGCGTATGAGAAATGCATGACGCTGAAGCTTGACGACTG cgACGAGGGAGAAGTTGACTTGGAGCAGCCATTTAAAGACG AGACGGAGCTGAAGGGGGAGCGATCTCGtgccaacagcagcagcagttcCAGGCAGTTCCCAGCAGGGGGCGGTGTGAACCTGGCAGGGAAGTTCACATTAAACATCCCCATGTCCCCGTTGGACAGGCCCCTCTCGCCAGGATACTTACGGAAAGA AGCCAAGGACCTGCCATCAAGTGAAGATGTGCCAGTTCAGGTTGACAAG GAGGTCTGCCGCAATATGAACATAGTCTTCAAGGAGCTTCTCACTCGACAGTCACTCCCCCCCTCCTCTTCGGGCGCCTCATTCCACCTCTCCCAGCCTCCCGCCCAGCACAAGAAAGGAGGTGTCGGGAGCAAGAAGTAA
- the naa10 gene encoding N-alpha-acetyltransferase 10 isoform X2: protein MNIRNARPEDLMNMQHCNLLCLPENYQMKYYFYHGLSWPQLSYIAEDENGKIVGYVLAKMEEDPDDVPHGHITSLAVKRSHRRLGLAQKLMDQASRAMIENFNAKYVSLHVRKSSNRAALHLYSNTLKFQISEIEPKYYADGEDAYAMKRDLAHMADELRKHGVKALGQDAPTATTPTGDQEKEVGDSGGDSKELSEVSEATESTDVKDSSSDSQ from the exons ATTCGCAACGCAAGA CCGGAAGACCTTATGAACATGCAGCATTGCAACCTGCTGTGTCTCCCAGAGAACTACCAGATGAAGTACTACTTCTACCATGGATTGTCCTGGCCCCAG CTTTCATACATCGCAGAGGATGAGAATGGCAAAATAGTGGGATATGTTCTGGCCAAGAT GGAGGAGGATCCAGATGATGTTCCCCATGGTCACATTACTTCGCTG GCAGTCAAGCGCTCCCACAGACGTTTGGGTCTGGCTCAAAAGCTGATGGACCAAGCCAGCCGAGCAATGATTGAAAACTTCAATGCCAAATATGTCTCACTTCATGTCCGGAAAAG CAGTAACCGAGCGGCCTTGCACCTGTACTCAAACACACTGAAATTCCA GATTAGTGAAATAGAGCCCAAGTACTATGCAGATGGGGAGGATGCCTACGCCATGAAGAGAGATCTAGCCCACATGGCTGATGAG TTGAGAAAGCATGGAGTAAAGGCACTGGGTCAGGATGCTCCCACTGCTACGACCCCAACGGGTGACCAGGAGAAGGAGGTGGGGGACAGTGGCGGAGACAGCAAAGAGTTGAGCGAAGTCAGTGAGGCCACAGAGAGTACAGACGTCAAAGATTCATCCTCCGATTCACAATGA
- the naa10 gene encoding N-alpha-acetyltransferase 10 gives MNIRNARPEDLMNMQHCNLLCLPENYQMKYYFYHGLSWPQLSYIAEDENGKIVGYVLAKMEEDPDDVPHGHITSLAVKRSHRRLGLAQKLMDQASRAMIENFNAKYVSLHVRKSNRAALHLYSNTLKFQISEIEPKYYADGEDAYAMKRDLAHMADEVPQLRKHGVKALGQDAPTATTPTGDQEKEVGDSGGDSKELSEVSEATESTDVKDSSSDSQ, from the exons ATTCGCAACGCAAGA CCGGAAGACCTTATGAACATGCAGCATTGCAACCTGCTGTGTCTCCCAGAGAACTACCAGATGAAGTACTACTTCTACCATGGATTGTCCTGGCCCCAG CTTTCATACATCGCAGAGGATGAGAATGGCAAAATAGTGGGATATGTTCTGGCCAAGAT GGAGGAGGATCCAGATGATGTTCCCCATGGTCACATTACTTCGCTG GCAGTCAAGCGCTCCCACAGACGTTTGGGTCTGGCTCAAAAGCTGATGGACCAAGCCAGCCGAGCAATGATTGAAAACTTCAATGCCAAATATGTCTCACTTCATGTCCGGAAAAG TAACCGAGCGGCCTTGCACCTGTACTCAAACACACTGAAATTCCA GATTAGTGAAATAGAGCCCAAGTACTATGCAGATGGGGAGGATGCCTACGCCATGAAGAGAGATCTAGCCCACATGGCTGATGAG GTCCCACAGTTGAGAAAGCATGGAGTAAAGGCACTGGGTCAGGATGCTCCCACTGCTACGACCCCAACGGGTGACCAGGAGAAGGAGGTGGGGGACAGTGGCGGAGACAGCAAAGAGTTGAGCGAAGTCAGTGAGGCCACAGAGAGTACAGACGTCAAAGATTCATCCTCCGATTCACAATGA
- the LOC105013521 gene encoding SLIT-ROBO Rho GTPase-activating protein 3 isoform X2: MEFRPVGATMSMNVKLKRGVVDYDTQIKEVRTQLLDQLKVLDLQLEQKTQQLQDLTDYLRRRSEIEGEYARSLDKLAERFTSKTKKKEPCGGQSVAQCWQVLLAHTRQESRDHSGLSDLCNSSLTQPLTHCLEVTQRLAKKSREICLQLQDDLLKVTTELQTAWRTYYQYHTEYVSAEGKLKEAEKQKQGASKKIEKRQGKVQEIQLKCTKARNDYLLNLAAANASMNKYYLQDLSSLLDCSDVGYHQSLTRVLRSYLSSRTRWQQDLTGGLQQLHTALSGLDQSQDRDNMLQTYNNIFCLPLKFQYQPHDGDQVCEVSAEQEIRSEMETRFHQLQSKLMGFILETDEAGKTLQAARSALLDSISDDDLDPPPSSNQSQGSQGHLQAQSQSQVHGGSSENLSGSTNRPSLAKRRATLLDTELFYCTKVKDYLCKSSLVSKLQAKHDLLKVAVGNAEVTNGNQPRQNAKKTVRVRRKGQPGVTFTHKLFTGDMLSFIQASGQEIPVVVESCIRFINLNGLHHEGIFRVPGAQAEINSLRDAFERGEDPLADSDWDMDTVAGVLKLYFRKLENPLFPQSTTAQLLECAQIDNETERAAKLKSVVSSYPSPVIVVMRYLFAFLHHVSQYSDENMMQPYNLAVCFGPSLVRGSSDEDVVTLQPQINNLVNSIIVQHESIFPSATELPGPAYEKCMTLKLDDCDEGEVDLEQPFKDETELKGERSRANSSSSSRQFPAGGGVNLAGKFTLNIPMSPLDRPLSPGYLRKEAKDLPSSEDVPVQVDKEVCRNMNIVFKELLTRQSLPPSSSGASFHLSQPPAQHKKGGVGSKK, encoded by the exons atgg AGTTTCGCCCTGTTGGAGCGACAATGTCGATGAATGTCAAGCTGAAAAGAGGGGTTGTGGACTACGACACACAAATCAAAG AGGTGCGCACGCAGTTGCTGGACCAGTTAAAGGTGTTGGATCTTCAGTTGGAGCAGAAAACACAACAGCTGCAGGACCTTACGGACTACCTGCGTAGGCGCAGCGAGATAGAGGGGGAGTACGCCCGCTCGCTGGACAAACTGGCCGAGAGGTTCACCTCCAAAACCAAAAA GAAGGAGCCATGTGGTGGCCAGTCTGTGGCCCAGTGCTGGCAGGTTCTACTGGCCCATACCAGGCAGGAGAGTAGGGACCACAGTGGCCTAAGTGACCTCTGTAACTCCTCCCTCACCCAGCCCCTCACACACTGCCTGGAGGTCACGCAGCGCCTGGCCAAGAAG AGTAGAGAAATCTGCCTGCAGTTACAGGATGATCTCCTGAAGGTCACCACAGAGCTGCAAACA gcGTGGAGAACCTACTACCAGTACCACACTGAATATGTTTCTGCGGAAGGAAAGCTGAAGGAAGCAGAGAAGCAGAAGCAAGGCGCCTCTAAAAAGATAGAGAAA AGACAGGGTAAAGTTCAGGAGATCCAGCTGAAGTGCACCAAGGCTCGTAATGACTACCTCCTCAACCTGGCCGCTGCCAACGCGTCCATGAACAAGTACTATCTCCAAGATCTCTCCTCACTGCTGGAT tgCTCAGATGTGGGCTACCACCAGTCTCTGACTCGTGTGCTGCGCTCCTACCTGTCCAGCCGGACCCGGTGGCAGCAGGACCTGACCGGGGGGCTGCAGCAGCTGCATACGGCCTTGTCCGGACTGGACCAGAGTCAGGACCGGGACAACATGCTACAGACTTACAACAATATCTTCTGTCTGCCCCTTAAATTCCAGTACCAGCCCCACGATGGAGACCAG gtgtgtgaggtgagtgCTGAGCAAGAGATTAGGAGTGAGATGGAGACCAGGTTCCACCAGCTACAGTCAAAACTCATGGGGTTCATCTTGGAAACAGATGAG GCCGGTAAAACGCTCCAGGCCGCCCGCTCTGCCCTGCTGGATAGTATCAGTGATGATGACCTGGATCCCCCACCCTCTAGCAACCAGAGCCAAGGCTCCCAGGGCCATCTGCAGGCCCAATCTCAGAGCCAAGTTCATGGGGGCAGCAGTGAAAATCTGTCCGGCAGCACTAACCGACCCAGTCTGGCCAAACGAAGAGCCACGCTGCTTGACACGGAGCTCTTTTATTGCACT aaagtGAAGGATTATCTTTGTAAAAGCTCTTTGGTATCCAAACTACAAGCAAAACATGACCTGCTCAAGGTGGCTGTAGGGAATG CTGAAGTGACCAATGGCAATCAACCCAG ACAAAATGCCAAGAAGACAGTTCGTGTGAGGAGGAAGGGTCAGCCGGGGGTCACGTTTACGCACAAACTAttcactggagacatgctgtCCTTCATACAGGCATCCGGACAGGAGATTCCAGTCGTGGTGGAGAGTTGCATTCGCTTCATCAACCTCAATG GTCTCCACCACGAGGGGATCTTCAGGGTACCAGGGGCCCAGGCCGAGATCAACAGTTTGAGGGATGCATTTGAGCGAG GAGAGGATCCCCTGGCGGACAGCGACTGGGACATGGACACTGTGGCCGGGGTACTGAAGCTCTACTTCAGGAAGCTGGAGAATCCTCTGTTTCCTCAGAGCACCACTGCCCAGCTCCTGGAGTGTGCCc AGATTGACAACGAGACAGAGCGAGCAGCCAAATTAAAATCAGTCGTCTCCTCATATCCTTCACCTGTTATCGTCGTCATGAGATACCTCTTTGCGTTCCTCCATCA tgtttCTCAGTACAGCGACGAGAACATGATGCAGCCCTATAATCTGGCGGTGTGCTTCGGCCCCAGCCTGGTGCGGGGGTCATCGGACGAAGACGTGGTCACCCTCCAGCCTCAGATCAACAACCTGGTGAACAGCATCATTGTGCAGCACGAGAGCATATTTCCCAGCGCAACCGAGCTACCGGGACCGGCGTATGAGAAATGCATGACGCTGAAGCTTGACGACTG cgACGAGGGAGAAGTTGACTTGGAGCAGCCATTTAAAGACG AGACGGAGCTGAAGGGGGAGCGATCTCGtgccaacagcagcagcagttcCAGGCAGTTCCCAGCAGGGGGCGGTGTGAACCTGGCAGGGAAGTTCACATTAAACATCCCCATGTCCCCGTTGGACAGGCCCCTCTCGCCAGGATACTTACGGAAAGA AGCCAAGGACCTGCCATCAAGTGAAGATGTGCCAGTTCAGGTTGACAAG GAGGTCTGCCGCAATATGAACATAGTCTTCAAGGAGCTTCTCACTCGACAGTCACTCCCCCCCTCCTCTTCGGGCGCCTCATTCCACCTCTCCCAGCCTCCCGCCCAGCACAAGAAAGGAGGTGTCGGGAGCAAGAAGTAA